GAGAGAAAATTCTGCACATAAGAAGCCACCACATCATAAAGTAACTCTAATTGAGAGCGATCGCCTTTAATCGTCACTTGTTGCTCTTCTAAGAGTCGGGGGTCATCAAAATGCAGTTCAAATTCTAGATTATCTAAGATGTTATTCTCGTGCCAACGGGATAATAGGGGACGTTTGTCCCAAAGTTTGAGGGTACAGGTGGGGGGCGTGTAGAGTCGAATCGGGGCATTATCAAAGAGCATCATGATTCAAGAGTCATCTAAAATGTCGCAACTATTGCCAGGTTTTAACATGAGTATAGTCAAATTTGACATTATGTGTAGAATTAGTTACGGTGAAATCGCATAAGTAAATCTAATGCACATCCCAAAGCTAAAATGAGAAAAGCTGATGGCGAATGTAACCTTTGAACAAGTAACGAAGCGATTTGAAGATTATGTCGCTGTTAATAATCTAAATCTAGAGATTGAGGATGGGGAATTTCTGGTCTTTGTGGGGCCGTCAGGTTGTGGAAAAACCACGTCCTTAAGGCTATTAGCGGGTCTAGAGTCCATTACCCAAGGACAAATTTCTATTGGCGATCGCCGAGTGAATGAACTGTCCCCCAAAGATCGAGATATTGCCATGGTGTTCCAATCCTATGCTCTCTATCCTCACATGAGCGTCTTTGAAAATATGGCGTTTAGTTTACAGTTGCAGGGAAAATCCTCCATAGAAATTAAGCAGCGAGTCCACGGTGCGGCCCAACAGTTGGGGATCGAAAAGCTACTTAATCGTAAACCCAAAGAACTGTCAGGGGGTCAACGACAACGGGTGGCAGTCGGTCGGGCCATTGTACGGAAACCTGCGGTATTTTTGATGGATGAACCCTTGTCTAATCTGGATGCAAAGTTGCGAGTACAGGCCAGAAAAGAGATTAGCAAACTTCATACTGATCTAAAAACCACGTTTATATATGTCACCCATGATCAAGTAGAAGCGATGACTATGGGCGATCGCATTGCGGTGATGAAGGATGGAATTTTGCAACAGGTAGACACCCCAAGTAATTTATACAACAATCCGACGAATATGTTCGTCGCGGGATTTATTGGTAGTCCGGCGATGAATTTTTTTGAGGTAGAAAGGCTTGAACAAGGAGGGAAGCCCTATTTAAAATGGGGTCAGACCTTAATTCATCTCATGTTTCCAGAGACAGAAGATCGCCTCCTTACCCTGGGAATTCGTCCCGAAAATATTTACCATCCCCAATACCTCCCCCCAGATATTCAAGGGTTCAAAATCAAAGCAGTGGTTAATCTTGTGGAAATGATGGGTAATGAACTCATTGTTTATCTGGAAACCCCAGAAGGTTCAGAATTAGTGGCTCGTCTTGATCCTCGTGTTAAGGTAAGGTCGGGAGAAACCCTCGATTTATTATTAGATAGCCAACGCATTTATCTATTTGATAGTCATCAGCAAACCATTCAATTTATGTTTAATGAAACAGTATAAACAAACCCCATTACTTAGCCTATGTTCTATCGCATTCATCAGTATTGCTTTGTTAGTGGGTTGTCAACCCGCCCAAGAATCCAGTGAAAGCACCAAAAAACAAGTTACCATCCTCGGTGTGGTGATCGGTGAACAGCAAAAAAAACTTGAACAAGCTTTAGCTGCCTTTACGGAAGAAACAGGTATTGAAATCGTTTATGAAGGGACAGACACTTTTGCCACCACCTTACCCATTCGTGTAGATTCGGGTAATCCTCCAGATTTGGCCATGTTCCCCCAACCAGGGTTGATGAAGGATTTTGCCAAAGAAGGCAAATTGATCCCCCTGACGAACTTTATGACTCCCCAACAGTTGCAAGACGCTTATGCTGATTCTTGGTTGGAATTGGGCAGCGTTGATGATACGGTTTATGGGGTTTGGTATCGAGCTTCGGTGAAAAGTTTGGTATGGTATAA
Above is a genomic segment from Crocosphaera sp. UHCC 0190 containing:
- a CDS encoding ABC transporter ATP-binding protein; this translates as MANVTFEQVTKRFEDYVAVNNLNLEIEDGEFLVFVGPSGCGKTTSLRLLAGLESITQGQISIGDRRVNELSPKDRDIAMVFQSYALYPHMSVFENMAFSLQLQGKSSIEIKQRVHGAAQQLGIEKLLNRKPKELSGGQRQRVAVGRAIVRKPAVFLMDEPLSNLDAKLRVQARKEISKLHTDLKTTFIYVTHDQVEAMTMGDRIAVMKDGILQQVDTPSNLYNNPTNMFVAGFIGSPAMNFFEVERLEQGGKPYLKWGQTLIHLMFPETEDRLLTLGIRPENIYHPQYLPPDIQGFKIKAVVNLVEMMGNELIVYLETPEGSELVARLDPRVKVRSGETLDLLLDSQRIYLFDSHQQTIQFMFNETV